In one Gemmatimonadales bacterium genomic region, the following are encoded:
- a CDS encoding transporter: protein MIGWAGAIALVAVARLAAQQPDSLPIDTDRPDFTDGVHSVAPGRIQLETGYTYQQGRGSNAANSRSFPEALIRVGITPRAELRVGENYLVDHDAGSGGATSNGFDDLYLGTKIGAIDQHGVRPALSVEAQARVPTGQGAVSGNTGRHLLPGGAILLGWESSGPWSAGIELFATRTAGAHGQGVASLSVQYQATARVQFYGECFSVRPIGAGDGAEQYANSGILVLLSRNLQVDARAGVGLNQEADRYFVGAGVAVRR, encoded by the coding sequence GTGATCGGTTGGGCGGGAGCGATCGCGCTGGTCGCTGTGGCTCGTCTCGCAGCGCAACAACCCGATTCACTGCCAATCGATACTGACCGGCCGGATTTCACCGACGGTGTCCACTCGGTGGCACCCGGCAGGATCCAGCTCGAGACGGGGTACACCTACCAGCAGGGTCGCGGGTCCAATGCCGCGAACTCTCGTTCCTTCCCCGAGGCGCTGATCCGCGTCGGCATCACGCCCCGCGCGGAACTTCGCGTCGGCGAGAATTATCTCGTTGACCATGACGCGGGTTCTGGCGGCGCAACTTCCAATGGATTCGACGATCTCTATCTCGGCACCAAGATCGGTGCAATCGATCAACACGGCGTGCGGCCAGCACTTTCGGTCGAGGCACAGGCGCGCGTCCCGACCGGACAAGGTGCCGTGTCGGGAAACACCGGTAGACATCTCCTTCCGGGAGGTGCAATTCTTCTCGGATGGGAATCATCGGGACCATGGTCCGCCGGTATCGAACTGTTCGCGACGCGGACAGCCGGCGCGCATGGTCAAGGCGTTGCGTCACTTTCAGTGCAGTACCAGGCGACCGCACGGGTGCAGTTCTACGGCGAATGCTTCAGCGTCCGTCCGATCGGGGCCGGTGATGGTGCGGAGCAGTATGCCAATTCCGGCATTCTTGTCCTGCTGTCGCGAAACCTGCAGGTCGATGCGCGCGCCGGTGTGGGGCTCAACCAGGAAGCCGACCGGTACTTCGTGGGTGCGGGGGTCGCCGTTCGTCGCTGA
- a CDS encoding ABC transporter permease, which produces MRTLQAAQLSIQLIGAAAGQSPPTQRPAPPRTPPLSIAIERRFAIAAHLRVGDTLSLSLPGAVRNSPAIVSAVYEPAPDPSTIMRRDFHVHFHLAELAALLGEPDRVDRIGVVLHAGTDPAHVAAELNHTAFGYDLFPSAQIAAQSSTTFVVVSSFHRAIALISILASTVFLLCLMMLKIEARRRDVAVLRFIGISRRTVFLSLQLEATVVALTGSLLGAMIAAVASAIINAYYRRAFDTALIFSELTPGTIFLAVGLAIALGLIVGAITAWRLVRLPPLELWSRAA; this is translated from the coding sequence ATGAGAACGCTCCAGGCTGCTCAACTGTCGATACAACTCATCGGTGCCGCAGCGGGGCAATCGCCTCCAACGCAGCGTCCGGCGCCGCCGCGGACGCCGCCGCTCTCGATTGCGATTGAACGCCGCTTCGCTATCGCCGCGCATCTCCGCGTCGGCGACACTCTTTCCCTCTCGCTACCCGGCGCCGTCAGGAATTCACCGGCAATCGTCAGCGCCGTCTACGAACCCGCACCGGATCCGTCGACGATCATGCGGCGGGATTTTCACGTGCACTTCCATCTTGCGGAGCTCGCCGCCCTTCTCGGTGAGCCGGACCGCGTCGACCGGATCGGCGTGGTACTTCATGCCGGTACCGATCCGGCTCACGTCGCGGCGGAGCTGAATCACACGGCGTTTGGCTACGATCTCTTTCCGTCGGCGCAGATCGCCGCGCAGTCATCGACCACCTTTGTCGTGGTGAGCAGTTTCCACCGCGCCATCGCCCTGATTTCGATCCTGGCGAGCACGGTCTTCCTGTTGTGCCTGATGATGCTCAAGATCGAAGCGAGGCGCCGGGACGTCGCGGTGCTCCGATTCATCGGCATTTCCCGGCGGACGGTCTTTCTCTCGCTGCAGCTCGAAGCGACCGTCGTCGCCCTCACAGGTTCGCTGCTCGGCGCGATGATCGCCGCGGTCGCGAGCGCCATCATCAACGCGTACTACCGGCGTGCGTTCGATACGGCGTTGATCTTTTCCGAGCTCACCCCGGGAACGATCTTCCTCGCCGTCGGACTTGCGATCGCATTGGGGTTGATCGTCGGCGCGATCACGGCGTGGCGCCTGGTGCGCCTGCCACCGCTGGAATTGTGGAGCCGCGCCGCATGA
- a CDS encoding ABC transporter permease — protein sequence MTWDWAVKDLLRHPARTVLSLLGVAVATALLLDMVMLSGGIERSFARLLASRGFELRVSPQGTLPFDTDAMLDHLGQLTHTLAADPGVAAVGPVLGASLFAKRDASLVPVVVYGVNPTVQGMYEVERGADLDRTDTTGVLLGAPSARRLRLAVGDTVRLTGDLDPQVAAGLRDRVVTVRGIARFTYDAADQPSIAVPLSVAQYLVGPRADDRASFLMIRVKPQAVPEVVAARLSAAVPEVSVRSIADMVAQFRLRLSYFRQMSLILGSIALIVTVLLVGTLLAITVNEQIADIAALRAIGIARRTVVRQILAAGFLLTVFGGVAGVGLGLVTAHWLDRILTSFPGLPAAISFFVPDARQLIIAGVILIVTGVAAGIWPAVRAAHAPIATTLRSEAP from the coding sequence ATGACGTGGGACTGGGCCGTGAAAGACCTCCTGCGCCACCCGGCCCGTACCGTGCTGTCGCTCCTCGGCGTCGCCGTTGCCACGGCACTCCTCCTCGACATGGTGATGCTCAGTGGCGGAATCGAGCGGTCGTTCGCGCGGCTCCTCGCGAGCCGCGGTTTCGAACTGCGGGTCTCTCCGCAGGGCACCTTGCCGTTCGATACCGATGCGATGCTCGACCATCTCGGACAGCTGACTCACACACTTGCCGCTGACCCTGGTGTCGCGGCTGTCGGACCGGTGCTCGGCGCGTCGCTGTTTGCGAAGAGGGATGCCAGTCTGGTTCCGGTCGTGGTGTATGGCGTCAATCCCACCGTTCAGGGGATGTATGAGGTCGAGCGCGGTGCCGACCTTGACCGGACTGACACCACCGGCGTGCTCCTCGGTGCGCCGTCGGCGCGACGCCTTCGCCTCGCCGTCGGCGATACGGTGCGCCTCACCGGAGATCTCGATCCGCAGGTTGCAGCCGGGCTGCGAGACCGCGTCGTCACGGTGCGAGGGATCGCTCGATTCACCTACGACGCCGCCGATCAGCCATCGATCGCCGTGCCGTTGAGCGTGGCGCAATACCTGGTTGGGCCGCGCGCCGATGATCGTGCGTCGTTTCTCATGATACGTGTCAAGCCGCAGGCAGTACCCGAAGTGGTCGCCGCCCGGCTCTCCGCAGCCGTTCCCGAGGTGAGCGTGCGCAGCATTGCCGATATGGTGGCGCAGTTTCGATTGCGCCTGAGCTACTTCCGGCAGATGTCGCTGATCCTCGGATCGATTGCATTGATCGTGACGGTGCTCCTGGTCGGAACCCTCCTTGCCATCACGGTCAACGAACAGATCGCCGACATCGCGGCACTGCGGGCGATCGGCATCGCCAGGCGCACCGTCGTGAGACAGATCCTTGCCGCCGGCTTTCTCCTCACCGTCTTTGGCGGGGTCGCCGGCGTCGGGCTTGGCCTCGTGACCGCGCACTGGCTCGATCGCATCCTCACTTCGTTTCCCGGGCTTCCGGCGGCGATTTCGTTTTTCGTGCCGGATGCGCGGCAATTGATCATCGCCGGAGTGATCCTGATCGTCACCGGCGTCGCCGCGGGGATCTGGCCCGCCGTGCGCGCAGCACACGCACCCATCGCGACAACGCTGCGAAGCGAGGCACCGTGA
- a CDS encoding ABC transporter ATP-binding protein — protein MTDRVISTERLSKEYRLAGQTVRAVQDVSLQVDAGEYVAIVGPSGCGKSTLLSLLGGLDAPTAGHVELLGQPLHLLNDRALTRLRLEKVGFVFQRFHLLPVLTARENIELPMAERGVGKAERRARALELLEYVGLPLRAAHRATQLSGGEMQRVAIARALANRPSLILADEPTGELDAATGAGILALFRQLHADGITIVVVTHDARLAADARRVIELLDGRVVS, from the coding sequence GTGACCGATCGCGTCATCTCCACCGAACGGTTGAGCAAGGAATACCGGCTTGCAGGTCAGACTGTCCGCGCGGTACAGGACGTCTCGCTTCAAGTTGACGCCGGAGAATACGTCGCGATCGTCGGGCCATCTGGCTGCGGCAAGTCGACGCTGCTCTCCTTGCTCGGCGGGCTCGACGCACCGACCGCCGGGCATGTCGAGCTGCTTGGCCAGCCGCTGCACCTCCTCAACGATCGAGCGCTCACCCGTCTCAGGCTGGAGAAGGTCGGGTTCGTCTTCCAGCGCTTTCACCTGCTGCCGGTGCTGACCGCGCGCGAGAACATCGAGTTGCCGATGGCGGAGCGGGGAGTCGGCAAGGCAGAGCGTCGCGCGCGGGCGCTCGAGCTGCTGGAATACGTCGGATTGCCGCTGCGCGCCGCACACCGCGCTACCCAGTTGTCCGGCGGGGAGATGCAGCGCGTTGCGATCGCGCGGGCGCTGGCCAACCGACCATCACTGATTCTCGCCGATGAACCAACGGGTGAGCTCGATGCCGCCACCGGCGCTGGAATTCTCGCGCTCTTCCGGCAGCTGCACGCCGACGGCATCACGATCGTGGTGGTCACGCACGATGCCAGGCTCGCGGCGGACGCCAGGCGCGTGATCGAGTTGCTCGACGGCCGGGTGGTGTCGTGA
- a CDS encoding ABC transporter permease, translating to MIIALALRHLLVRPGRAALLLLGYALGVAVMIVLLSIGDAMLDQSRDVPLIGGGDLTALPHGIDIEAMRTGGLAGMFFGIDGARFVSRELLGGPRHRAMVDAVSPEVTQKLVEVRVHDTTWAVRAAGNIPSEAAAAGAGLRILSGRWVDDSADLEWIAPTREALYDGIDRFHRPPPDASDWAEWDYFNVVVSPAEWWYVTLLVGAENPSGSRGEILVTHRRPDGGYQRFQTITTDSIRIDTAHAALTVGSSSVSQHDGVYDVHGHAGAATFQFSLHPRPHHYFPPVELGHDSIPSGYAVAALAGTASGKFCTAGSCTVVVDRPAYHDHNWGEWRAATWEWGMGHGTSHDLLYGGIIVAEQPGAVPFFLLLDDSIGLEQTYRFRSVTRIGSHHAAGIEGVEAPDSLRILATRTGDSLVITIAVIDAVASRSAPAGKDRAFLQMRGRWRAHGTAAGAAVADSGSGFFETWVPLASAPTTRLKPASHDNGARDH from the coding sequence GTGATCATTGCGCTGGCGTTGCGTCACCTGCTGGTTCGGCCGGGGCGCGCCGCACTGCTGCTCCTGGGTTATGCGCTTGGCGTCGCGGTGATGATCGTGCTCCTGTCGATCGGCGACGCCATGCTCGACCAGTCCCGCGACGTCCCGCTCATAGGCGGTGGTGACCTGACGGCGCTGCCGCACGGCATCGACATCGAGGCGATGCGCACTGGCGGGCTCGCAGGAATGTTCTTCGGAATCGACGGCGCCCGCTTCGTGAGCCGCGAACTGCTCGGCGGACCTCGGCATCGTGCGATGGTCGATGCGGTGTCGCCCGAAGTCACGCAGAAACTCGTCGAGGTCCGCGTGCACGATACGACGTGGGCGGTGCGCGCAGCCGGTAACATTCCGAGCGAGGCCGCAGCCGCCGGTGCCGGCCTCCGCATCCTCAGTGGCCGCTGGGTCGACGACAGCGCGGACCTCGAGTGGATCGCGCCGACTCGCGAGGCTTTGTACGATGGGATCGATCGCTTTCATCGTCCTCCGCCTGATGCGTCTGATTGGGCGGAGTGGGATTACTTCAATGTGGTCGTCAGTCCGGCCGAGTGGTGGTACGTGACACTGCTTGTTGGCGCTGAGAATCCGTCCGGTAGCCGCGGCGAAATCCTGGTGACGCATCGCCGCCCCGACGGCGGTTATCAGCGGTTCCAGACGATCACGACGGACAGCATCCGGATCGATACCGCTCACGCTGCACTCACGGTCGGCTCGAGCTCGGTGTCGCAGCACGACGGTGTGTACGACGTGCATGGTCACGCTGGCGCGGCGACGTTCCAGTTCTCGCTTCACCCCCGTCCGCACCACTATTTCCCGCCGGTCGAACTCGGCCACGACAGTATCCCCTCCGGGTACGCCGTCGCGGCACTGGCGGGGACCGCGTCGGGGAAGTTCTGCACCGCGGGTTCGTGTACCGTCGTGGTGGATCGCCCTGCCTATCATGATCACAACTGGGGGGAATGGCGGGCTGCCACTTGGGAATGGGGGATGGGACACGGTACTTCGCACGACCTTCTCTACGGCGGAATAATCGTTGCCGAGCAGCCAGGCGCAGTCCCCTTCTTCCTGTTGCTCGACGATTCGATCGGTCTGGAGCAGACCTACCGTTTTCGCAGCGTCACCCGGATCGGCTCGCATCACGCCGCCGGCATCGAGGGCGTCGAGGCTCCCGACTCGCTCCGCATCCTGGCCACCCGAACCGGAGATTCACTGGTCATCACCATTGCGGTGATCGACGCCGTGGCGTCACGTTCTGCCCCCGCCGGGAAAGACCGGGCCTTCCTGCAGATGCGGGGGAGATGGCGCGCTCACGGTACGGCCGCGGGGGCCGCGGTCGCGGATTCGGGCTCGGGATTCTTCGAAACCTGGGTGCCGCTGGCATCGGCGCCGACCACTAGATTGAAGCCAGCTTCTCACGACAACGGCGCACGTGATCATTGA
- a CDS encoding nuclear transport factor 2 family protein has product MTTGTTPQPEPMRAVARQLADRLAEGWTKGRPDIMTEVFAAEPVFIETPFSTPISGIDAIRQWAGDIPYYQSEATFTVGEVFVAGPWFSTEFKLVFRRRTTGEWVDARGALFAETDGERITELRMYWHRWNGGRETSQP; this is encoded by the coding sequence ATGACGACCGGGACGACACCACAGCCTGAGCCGATGCGCGCCGTTGCCCGGCAGCTGGCGGACCGGCTTGCCGAGGGATGGACCAAGGGACGCCCCGACATCATGACGGAAGTGTTCGCGGCGGAGCCGGTATTTATCGAGACTCCGTTTTCCACGCCGATCAGCGGCATCGACGCCATCCGACAATGGGCGGGGGATATTCCCTACTATCAGTCGGAGGCGACCTTCACGGTTGGGGAGGTCTTTGTCGCCGGGCCGTGGTTCTCGACCGAATTCAAGCTGGTTTTCCGGCGGCGGACGACCGGTGAATGGGTCGATGCCCGCGGGGCGCTGTTTGCCGAGACCGATGGCGAACGCATTACCGAATTGCGGATGTATTGGCACCGATGGAACGGCGGTCGCGAGACATCGCAGCCATAG
- a CDS encoding DUF4384 domain-containing protein, with amino-acid sequence MLTLLASMLIAAPPADTGGYPAPPADPAPAIQVSLNNDGNYLAGGRADVRVQTNDDGYLLVLRVDGDGQIRVLFPLDPEGDTFVRGGKEYELRGRDDRQTFMADDRAGNGLIYAAISHEPFVIADFSANGHWDYNALRLPDSSTDAENDLTQLVAQMTNHARFEYDAVGYRVQDLSPIASMPPAGDGYYPGFYDPYYDPAWRCLGCGWAYPGSDISFGLDFGYSPFYDPYLFSPWAYNYGYRYGGGFFPGTFPVIINPRPFRPLPPGTRARPRGSMPMPGNGSGRFHPSPSGAGQPAVRGTAPSGPVGTRARPRPNNEPMMPSRMPYQQQPSSRPIFREPPRAGSPAPQVDRRPMTGQPESRPVYREPPRPSSPPPSVRVSPPPRSAPPSGGGERSRPSGGGGGGGSSHGGGGHHGR; translated from the coding sequence ATGCTGACACTGCTCGCTTCAATGCTCATCGCCGCCCCGCCAGCCGACACCGGCGGATACCCGGCTCCCCCGGCCGATCCAGCTCCAGCCATTCAGGTCTCGCTCAACAACGACGGCAACTACCTCGCCGGCGGCCGGGCCGACGTTCGAGTCCAGACCAACGACGACGGCTACCTCCTTGTCCTCCGCGTCGACGGTGATGGACAGATTCGCGTCCTCTTCCCGCTCGATCCTGAGGGCGACACCTTCGTCCGCGGCGGCAAGGAATACGAGCTTCGCGGCCGCGACGACCGGCAGACCTTCATGGCCGACGATCGTGCCGGCAATGGATTGATCTACGCCGCGATCTCCCACGAGCCTTTCGTCATCGCGGACTTCAGCGCCAACGGGCACTGGGACTACAATGCGTTGCGTCTGCCGGATTCGAGTACCGACGCCGAGAATGACCTGACGCAGCTGGTGGCGCAGATGACCAACCACGCACGGTTCGAATACGACGCGGTGGGGTACCGGGTCCAGGATCTGTCGCCGATCGCAAGCATGCCGCCGGCCGGCGACGGGTACTATCCCGGCTTCTATGATCCATACTACGATCCGGCGTGGCGTTGCCTCGGCTGCGGCTGGGCGTATCCGGGGAGCGACATCTCCTTCGGCCTCGATTTCGGATACTCGCCGTTCTACGATCCGTACCTCTTCTCGCCGTGGGCCTACAACTACGGCTACCGGTACGGTGGCGGGTTTTTCCCCGGCACATTCCCGGTGATCATCAACCCGCGTCCGTTTCGTCCGCTTCCCCCCGGAACGCGCGCTCGCCCGCGCGGCTCGATGCCGATGCCGGGAAATGGGTCTGGTCGATTCCATCCGTCGCCGTCGGGTGCGGGGCAGCCCGCCGTTCGCGGGACCGCTCCGTCCGGCCCCGTTGGAACGCGTGCCCGGCCGCGGCCGAACAATGAGCCGATGATGCCGAGCCGGATGCCTTACCAGCAACAGCCGTCGTCGCGCCCGATCTTCCGCGAGCCGCCGCGGGCGGGTTCTCCGGCACCGCAAGTCGACCGGCGGCCGATGACGGGTCAGCCCGAATCACGGCCGGTGTATCGCGAACCGCCGCGTCCCTCATCCCCGCCGCCGTCGGTGCGGGTCTCGCCACCACCCCGCTCGGCACCGCCTTCAGGCGGAGGTGAACGTTCTCGCCCGTCGGGTGGTGGTGGCGGTGGTGGCAGTAGTCACGGGGGTGGTGGGCACCACGGCAGATAG
- a CDS encoding sulfur transferase domain-containing protein, which yields MESPVSLLEAAAGIINASTPLPWLLVTGQPSAEQLAALQAAGVSTVIDLREAMEPRPFDEPGIVRGLGMRYVNTPVVSGAVDDPTMDAILEALRTASGTPTLMHCNSANRTGGALIAYLMLDEGLDESSAVDAAMRSGLRSAEYLEWATGYARDHLSS from the coding sequence ATGGAATCACCGGTATCACTCCTCGAAGCAGCCGCAGGAATCATCAATGCATCGACACCGCTCCCGTGGCTTCTGGTAACAGGCCAGCCTTCGGCCGAGCAATTGGCCGCGCTTCAGGCGGCCGGAGTGTCGACGGTCATCGACCTGCGCGAAGCGATGGAACCACGACCGTTTGACGAACCGGGAATCGTGCGCGGACTCGGGATGCGGTACGTGAACACGCCGGTCGTCTCGGGCGCAGTAGACGACCCGACAATGGATGCGATTCTCGAGGCGCTGCGGACCGCATCCGGCACGCCGACGCTGATGCACTGCAATAGCGCCAACCGGACTGGTGGCGCATTGATCGCCTATTTGATGCTGGATGAGGGGCTCGACGAATCTTCCGCGGTCGACGCCGCCATGCGGTCGGGGTTGCGCAGCGCCGAGTATCTCGAGTGGGCCACTGGATATGCGCGGGATCATCTGAGCAGTTGA
- a CDS encoding NAD+ synthase, with product MPPITVALCQFRPTKGSLSANLDTIERVLRAAAAAPFVPDVLIFSEASLTGYFLEGGVRELALTAHEVFAALQERHARSGAPPVEICLGCYELFEERLHNSAIWVALGGSDPGIRHVHRKVFLPTYGVFDEERFVEAGREVRAFEARIGRVAMLVCEDAWHSITGTLAALDGAQLIAVVSASPARGLEPSALHPGQPGSLARWDSIAEGIAGEHGVFVALTQLVGFEGGKGFPGGSVVAAPSGTIIARAPIFEEAMVPATIDFDEIVRVRSASPLLADLELKLPHLLSSFDARRVAKRSPRDDAERATAVAPNRTGAAGVVGPSLAIDPSLTRRWLVEFLRDEVTRSRGFHRAVVAISGGIDSAVVAHLAVEAFGAENVVGLRLPYRTSSPDSLADARCLASALGIEEQTIDISAAVDGYAAASAMAPTPRRLGNVMARVRMAALFDVGAARDALPLGTGNKTERLLGYFTWHADDAPPVNPIGDLFKTQVRALARALGVPQSIIDKPASADLIAGQTDEGDFGITYDRADPILELLLRGHDDAEIASAGFTTEEIALVRKRLDGTHWKRRMPSVAMVSQTAIGEYYLRPLDY from the coding sequence ATGCCGCCGATTACCGTCGCGCTGTGTCAGTTCCGGCCGACCAAGGGATCGTTGTCAGCGAACCTCGATACGATCGAGCGGGTGCTTCGCGCCGCGGCTGCCGCCCCTTTCGTTCCCGACGTGCTGATCTTCTCCGAAGCCTCGCTAACCGGCTACTTCCTCGAAGGCGGCGTGCGTGAACTCGCGCTCACCGCGCACGAGGTCTTCGCCGCACTCCAGGAGCGGCATGCCCGGAGCGGTGCCCCCCCAGTGGAGATCTGCCTCGGTTGCTACGAGCTGTTTGAGGAGCGGCTGCACAATTCCGCAATCTGGGTCGCTCTTGGCGGCTCCGATCCCGGCATTCGACACGTGCATCGCAAGGTCTTCCTGCCGACATACGGGGTCTTCGACGAAGAGCGATTCGTCGAAGCGGGGCGAGAGGTCCGGGCGTTCGAGGCACGGATCGGTCGTGTGGCGATGCTGGTGTGCGAGGATGCCTGGCACTCGATCACGGGAACGCTGGCGGCACTCGATGGCGCACAGCTGATAGCGGTGGTGTCGGCGTCGCCGGCACGTGGTCTGGAGCCGAGCGCGCTGCATCCGGGCCAGCCGGGTTCGCTGGCACGATGGGACAGCATTGCGGAGGGGATCGCCGGAGAGCACGGCGTCTTCGTCGCGCTGACGCAGCTGGTCGGTTTCGAAGGGGGGAAGGGATTCCCCGGTGGTTCAGTGGTGGCAGCGCCGAGCGGTACCATCATCGCGAGAGCGCCGATTTTCGAAGAGGCAATGGTCCCGGCGACGATCGACTTCGACGAGATCGTGCGGGTTCGATCGGCATCGCCGCTGCTCGCCGATCTCGAACTCAAGTTGCCACACCTCCTCTCCAGTTTTGACGCTCGGCGAGTCGCGAAGCGGTCGCCGCGAGACGATGCGGAGCGCGCGACTGCCGTCGCACCGAATCGCACCGGCGCGGCCGGCGTCGTGGGACCGTCGCTAGCGATCGACCCATCGCTGACTCGCCGATGGCTGGTCGAATTCCTTCGCGACGAAGTGACGCGCAGCCGCGGATTCCATCGCGCCGTGGTGGCGATTTCCGGCGGGATCGACAGTGCGGTCGTGGCGCATCTTGCGGTCGAGGCGTTCGGTGCTGAAAACGTTGTCGGTCTTCGACTCCCGTACCGGACGTCGAGTCCCGATTCGCTGGCCGACGCACGCTGTCTCGCATCTGCGCTTGGCATCGAGGAGCAGACGATCGACATCAGCGCGGCGGTCGACGGTTACGCTGCAGCCAGTGCGATGGCGCCGACGCCGCGGCGCCTCGGCAACGTGATGGCGAGAGTCCGGATGGCGGCGCTGTTCGATGTCGGTGCCGCGCGCGATGCGTTGCCGCTCGGCACCGGCAACAAGACCGAGCGACTCCTCGGATACTTCACCTGGCACGCCGATGATGCTCCACCGGTCAATCCGATCGGCGACCTCTTCAAGACCCAGGTTCGGGCGCTGGCGCGGGCGCTCGGCGTCCCGCAATCGATCATCGACAAGCCCGCTTCTGCGGACCTGATCGCGGGCCAGACCGACGAGGGTGATTTCGGCATCACCTACGATCGCGCCGACCCGATCCTCGAACTCCTCCTGCGCGGACACGATGACGCCGAGATCGCGTCGGCGGGATTCACGACGGAGGAGATCGCGCTGGTGCGGAAGCGCCTTGACGGCACACACTGGAAGCGGCGGATGCCGAGCGTGGCGATGGTGTCGCAGACCGCGATCGGCGAATACTACCTCCGCCCGCTCGACTACTGA
- a CDS encoding acyl-CoA thioesterase, giving the protein MHAALPESRSMSYSRGEISTLVMPHMANLLGDLFGGNLMALVDQAAAIAAIRHSGGPAVTASIHQVNFRERIPIGSLVTCRSTVDFVGNSSMDITVEVYAEMPSTGERRSTHTAHVVFVAIDEHGSPKRVPRLIPATEEEKERYAAAEQYRKDHATR; this is encoded by the coding sequence ATGCACGCCGCACTCCCTGAATCCCGGTCGATGTCGTACTCGCGTGGCGAGATCTCGACGCTCGTCATGCCGCACATGGCCAATCTTCTCGGCGATCTGTTCGGCGGGAACCTCATGGCGCTGGTCGATCAGGCCGCGGCAATCGCCGCGATCCGGCATTCCGGGGGCCCGGCGGTCACCGCCTCGATTCATCAGGTCAATTTCCGTGAGCGGATCCCGATCGGCTCACTGGTGACTTGCCGCTCGACCGTGGACTTCGTGGGGAATTCGTCGATGGACATCACGGTGGAGGTGTACGCCGAGATGCCGAGTACCGGCGAACGGCGCAGCACCCACACTGCGCACGTCGTCTTCGTCGCGATTGACGAACACGGCTCCCCGAAGCGAGTTCCGCGACTGATCCCCGCCACCGAGGAAGAGAAGGAGCGCTACGCCGCGGCTGAGCAGTACCGGAAGGATCACGCGACCCGGTGA
- a CDS encoding patatin-like phospholipase family protein, which translates to MQVVMVLGGGGAKTAAHVGAARALRDAGITPVHWIGTSMGAVMAAALAAGETPEALLERVTAVRRADVLHNDWGGFLRGIWAPAILKPEPVRRLIESLVPARTFAALPAPCTVTAVDIATGAEVAFGAGGEDAPLIDALAAACALPPYFPPVEVNGRRFYDGGIRAPVPIDCAAGIECNAVIAIDTAPGFDEHGERVEVPPPLIAAADTAMGWLMAGTVALQRERWAAIPGRPPLIWLRPVTDRGAMFAADRTAAYAEAGYREMTKVLEEMS; encoded by the coding sequence ATGCAGGTGGTCATGGTCCTCGGCGGCGGCGGCGCCAAGACGGCGGCGCACGTCGGCGCGGCGCGCGCGCTGCGGGATGCCGGGATCACACCGGTGCACTGGATCGGCACCTCGATGGGCGCGGTGATGGCGGCGGCGCTCGCCGCGGGCGAGACCCCGGAGGCGCTGCTTGAACGGGTCACCGCCGTGCGGCGTGCCGACGTGCTGCACAATGACTGGGGCGGGTTCCTTCGGGGGATCTGGGCGCCGGCGATCCTCAAGCCGGAGCCGGTCAGACGGCTGATCGAATCGCTGGTCCCGGCGAGGACGTTCGCGGCACTCCCCGCGCCGTGTACCGTGACCGCGGTCGACATCGCCACAGGCGCCGAAGTGGCGTTTGGCGCGGGCGGTGAGGATGCGCCGCTGATTGACGCCCTCGCAGCAGCGTGCGCGCTCCCACCGTATTTTCCCCCGGTGGAGGTGAACGGGCGCCGATTCTACGACGGTGGAATTCGCGCTCCGGTCCCGATCGATTGTGCGGCCGGTATCGAGTGCAATGCGGTGATCGCGATCGACACCGCGCCGGGGTTCGACGAACACGGTGAGCGAGTCGAGGTTCCGCCACCACTGATTGCGGCCGCCGATACTGCGATGGGATGGTTGATGGCGGGTACGGTGGCTTTGCAGCGTGAACGCTGGGCCGCGATTCCGGGGAGGCCGCCGCTGATCTGGCTTCGTCCCGTGACCGATCGCGGCGCGATGTTCGCGGCTGACCGCACCGCGGCGTACGCCGAAGCCGGGTATCGCGAGATGACCAAGGTGCTCGAGGAGATGTCATGA
- a CDS encoding DUF2203 domain-containing protein — translation MTDAVIRYFSVEQANATLPLVRRIVSDMLQLHPRWRAAVAAFESAQAGVSSAGETDEAKAQRLEAGRLAGEIEACLDELEQVGCVFKGFDAGLVDFPAQVDGRDVYLCWQYDEPRVEHWHELDSGYAGRQPLDPFHFPVTTQ, via the coding sequence ATGACTGACGCCGTGATCCGCTATTTCAGCGTGGAGCAGGCCAACGCGACCTTGCCGCTGGTTCGGCGCATCGTCAGCGACATGCTGCAATTGCACCCACGATGGCGCGCGGCGGTCGCCGCTTTTGAATCGGCGCAGGCCGGCGTATCGTCGGCGGGCGAAACCGACGAGGCAAAGGCGCAGCGGCTGGAGGCGGGCCGGCTTGCCGGTGAGATCGAGGCGTGCCTCGACGAACTCGAACAGGTCGGCTGTGTGTTCAAGGGGTTCGACGCCGGGCTGGTCGATTTTCCGGCCCAGGTTGACGGCCGCGACGTGTATCTCTGCTGGCAATACGATGAGCCTCGCGTGGAGCACTGGCACGAGCTCGACAGCGGGTACGCCGGTCGCCAGCCTCTCGATCCCTTTCATTTCCCGGTGACCACGCAATGA